Genomic window (bacterium):
AGTGCGTGAACGGAAAGCTAGTGCCCAGGAACGTACGTTGGAGCGTGAGTATGTGGCTCGACGCTAAAATAAAGCCCCGGCTAAAAAACAGCCGAGGCTTTTTATAATTGGTCCTAGAAAATATTAAATGATTTTGTTTATGGTTTTTTGCAGGCGTGATTTTTTTCGGGCGGCGGTGTTGCGGTTGATAATATTATTTTTGACGGCTTTATCCCAAGCTTGAACCAAATTGGATACGTTGGATTTTACGTTAGCCATATTTTTAGCCGTTATTTCTTTAACCAGTTTCCTCTCCAAATCTTTTATATTGTCTTTAACGGCTTGGTTAACTTTGGTTCTTTTTTCGGTTTGTCTTAGGGCCTTTTTGGCTGATTTTTTGATTGGCATTTTAGATGTGTTTGCATTTAATAAGTAGGTTTGATAATATCAGAATCATTCAGTTTAGGCAAGTTTTATAAATTGTTCTTTTAAATAGAAAAGAGGTTTATGATGACAGGAACTGTGTTATTGAATGACTACTACGAATTAGTTTGTGCTCTTTCCGTAGATTTTCAACGGCAATTTCTCGAAGCACTCAACACCACGAAACTGCAAAGAGTGATAAAAAGGTCTGTCAATGAAGAACATCTTCCAATCACTCTAACTATGCAGGGTTTACAGTTCGTAGTGGCGTCAATGGCCGATCTCGAGCATTTAAGGGAAACGATTGAAAGAGAACTCGAAGCGACAGTTGAATTAAAGGTTTAGTTATTTATTTAGTGATTCATGTTC
Coding sequences:
- the rpsT gene encoding 30S ribosomal protein S20, producing MPIKKSAKKALRQTEKRTKVNQAVKDNIKDLERKLVKEITAKNMANVKSNVSNLVQAWDKAVKNNIINRNTAARKKSRLQKTINKII